The Aureitalea marina genome includes a window with the following:
- a CDS encoding phosphatidate cytidylyltransferase — protein MKELLVRVLSGLLYIAIILFSMYAAQEWFLLLFFILGIISLREYIKLVNLQSGFWRYAGYFFLGLWIYYFNYLYEYHLLTYLLVVVVMIVNLSLIKDLFYPQSTTDLTRKGRAGLLYIIGGFLFLTLIPNRQDGFIPDLIGGVFVLIWVNDSFAYLVGKNFGKRKLFPSVSPKKTIEGFVGGFAGAVLAGFLIFKYVGLYPLWVWICLGMMVAVIGTLGDLIESRFKRTAGVKDSGRLMPGHGGLYDRLDSIIFVAPFVYCFLELVDYVS, from the coding sequence ATGAAAGAACTCCTCGTCCGCGTGCTCTCCGGACTGCTTTACATCGCCATCATTCTCTTTTCCATGTATGCCGCCCAGGAATGGTTCCTGTTGTTGTTCTTTATACTGGGTATTATTAGCCTGAGGGAGTATATCAAATTGGTCAACCTGCAAAGTGGTTTCTGGCGATATGCCGGTTATTTCTTCCTCGGATTATGGATCTATTATTTCAATTATTTATACGAATACCACCTGCTGACCTACTTATTAGTTGTTGTGGTCATGATCGTAAACCTGAGCTTGATCAAGGATCTGTTCTATCCTCAGAGCACTACGGATCTTACTAGAAAAGGTAGGGCTGGTTTACTATACATTATCGGAGGCTTTCTATTCCTTACCCTGATCCCCAATCGGCAGGATGGGTTTATTCCGGACCTGATCGGTGGGGTGTTCGTATTGATCTGGGTAAACGACAGCTTTGCCTACCTGGTAGGAAAGAATTTTGGTAAAAGAAAGCTCTTTCCTTCCGTCTCTCCTAAAAAGACCATCGAAGGATTTGTCGGCGGATTTGCCGGAGCCGTTTTGGCTGGATTCCTTATCTTTAAGTATGTTGGGCTTTACCCTTTATGGGTATGGATCTGCCTGGGAATGATGGTGGCCGTGATCGGCACCTTGGGTGATCTGATCGAATCTCGATTTAAACGCACCGCAGGTGTAAAGGATAGTGGGAGGCTTATGCCTGGTCACGGAGGCCTTTATGACCGATTGGACAGCATTATTTTTGTAGCCCCATTTGTTTATTGTTTTTTAGAACTAGTAGACTATGTTTCATAA
- a CDS encoding LUD domain-containing protein produces the protein MSLFKRLLNPNHKSDKEAAKAKQSDRSKYFPEEKLPIDEKFTYNFKKNGGKFLYCENVQEVREAFDNILLENDWYERKTFCTDPDLAKRFNGFNLDFQTDVNAALFLSTCEALVSQNGSILLSSNQIKEKKLNELPVNFIVFARTSQLVENISEGLRIIKGRSKGRIPSNITTIKDFESKQEKDFMSYGSSTKNLYLLLLEDL, from the coding sequence ATGAGTCTGTTTAAGAGACTTTTAAACCCAAATCACAAGTCCGATAAAGAAGCAGCGAAAGCAAAGCAATCGGACCGGAGTAAGTATTTCCCCGAGGAAAAGTTACCGATTGACGAGAAGTTTACCTATAATTTTAAAAAGAATGGGGGAAAATTCCTGTACTGTGAAAACGTTCAGGAAGTACGTGAGGCCTTCGACAATATCCTTCTGGAAAACGATTGGTACGAGCGAAAAACCTTTTGCACAGACCCTGATTTGGCTAAGCGTTTTAACGGCTTTAATCTGGACTTTCAGACCGATGTGAACGCTGCCTTATTCCTCTCGACCTGTGAGGCACTTGTTTCACAAAATGGGTCTATTTTACTTTCTAGCAACCAAATCAAAGAAAAAAAGCTAAACGAGCTACCGGTCAATTTCATTGTGTTTGCCAGGACCAGCCAATTGGTCGAGAATATCTCTGAGGGACTTCGTATCATCAAAGGAAGGAGCAAGGGACGTATTCCAAGCAATATCACTACAATCAAAGATTTTGAAAGTAAGCAAGAGAAAGATTTCATGAGTTATGGAAGTAGCACAAAAAACCTATATTTACTGCTACTGGAAGACCTCTGA
- a CDS encoding phosphatidylserine decarboxylase family protein, translating to MFHKEGHKIILITLLICIAGSVVVDTRVSLPWLRWTLLVGILILLVLILQFFRNPKRRFSLNQGQVLSPVDGKVVVIEEVFEPEYFKDKRLQISVFMSPLNVHVTRYPLGGAVSYSKYHPGKYLVAWHPKSSEENERTTVVVKSPQFGEVLHRQIAGAMARRIVNYAEEGQEVEQASDSGFIKFGSRVDVFLPIGTAVEVSLDQKVKGGITVLASNHGKE from the coding sequence ATGTTTCATAAGGAAGGGCATAAGATTATCCTGATCACCCTCTTAATTTGCATTGCAGGCAGTGTGGTTGTGGATACCCGGGTATCCCTACCCTGGTTGCGTTGGACGCTGCTCGTAGGTATACTTATACTGTTGGTTTTGATCCTGCAGTTCTTCCGAAATCCAAAACGTCGGTTTAGTTTGAATCAGGGCCAGGTGCTCAGCCCTGTAGATGGAAAGGTTGTGGTAATCGAGGAAGTATTTGAGCCCGAGTACTTCAAGGATAAACGGTTGCAGATCTCAGTCTTTATGTCTCCATTAAATGTACATGTGACTCGATATCCTCTGGGCGGGGCAGTTAGTTATAGCAAATATCACCCGGGTAAATATCTTGTAGCCTGGCATCCTAAATCGTCCGAGGAGAATGAACGGACCACGGTTGTGGTAAAGTCCCCTCAATTCGGAGAGGTTTTGCACAGACAGATCGCCGGTGCCATGGCGCGAAGGATCGTTAATTATGCGGAAGAAGGACAAGAGGTTGAGCAAGCATCGGACAGCGGATTTATCAAGTTTGGTTCTCGCGTAGATGTATTTTTACCCATAGGAACAGCTGTGGAGGTTTCACTGGATCAAAAGGTAAAAGGAGGAATAACCGTTCTGGCATCCAATCATGGAAAAGAATGA
- the ftsH gene encoding ATP-dependent zinc metalloprotease FtsH produces the protein MAEDNKKPDLKKPRFNAYWIYAAIILVFLGLQFFGGSSWTQPAQTTQAEFQQYLRDGDVEKIEIVNKKLAKVYLTPEARLKEVHARKKGSSLLEPGPNDPYYQFEFGDLQNFENSIYQIKEDNDLTTNIVWNTDSNMLGELFLTLLPFIVIIGIWIFIMRRMSSGAGGGAGGQIFNIGKSKARLFDEKTDVKTTFLDVAGLEGAKEEIQEIVDFLKNPKKYTSLGGKIPKGALLVGPPGTGKTLLAKAVAGEAKVPFFSLSGSDFVEMFVGVGASRVRDLFKQAKEKSPSIIFIDEIDAIGRARGKNNFSGSNDERENTLNQLLTEMDGFGTNTNVIVLAATNRADVLDKALMRAGRFDRQIYVDLPDVRERKEIFEVHLRPIKKDDTVDTDFLAKQTPGFSGADIANVCNEAALIAARKERSAVGRQDFLDAVDRIVGGLEKKNKIITPEEKRAIAIHEAGHATVSWMLEHAAPLVKVTIVPRGQSLGAAWYLPEERLIVRTEQMLDEMCAALGGRAAEEVVFDEISTGALSDLEKVTKQARAMVTIYGLNEKIGNLTYYDSSGQSEYGFSKPYSEKTAEMIDQEISSIVEKQYDRAVELLKQNKDKLTELADELLEKEVIFKESLERIFGERPYKKDQEAKRLQQEEAAKKVSENLASTSEETAVDSRPETNGSVVNPTDQDDTQAPEEKTISS, from the coding sequence ATGGCAGAAGACAATAAAAAACCCGATCTCAAAAAGCCTAGATTCAATGCCTATTGGATCTATGCCGCCATTATCCTGGTCTTCCTGGGATTACAGTTCTTTGGCGGTAGTAGCTGGACCCAACCGGCCCAGACCACCCAGGCGGAGTTCCAGCAATATTTGAGGGATGGTGATGTAGAGAAGATCGAGATCGTCAACAAGAAACTTGCCAAGGTCTATCTGACCCCGGAGGCAAGACTGAAGGAAGTTCACGCTCGCAAGAAGGGGAGCTCCCTTTTAGAACCAGGCCCTAATGATCCTTACTATCAATTTGAATTTGGGGATCTGCAAAATTTCGAGAATAGTATCTACCAGATCAAGGAAGATAACGACCTGACGACCAACATCGTTTGGAATACGGATTCGAATATGCTGGGAGAGCTTTTCCTGACTCTGCTGCCGTTCATTGTCATTATCGGGATCTGGATATTTATCATGAGGAGGATGTCTTCCGGTGCCGGAGGAGGTGCAGGCGGACAGATCTTCAACATAGGAAAGTCCAAGGCACGCCTCTTTGACGAAAAGACAGATGTAAAGACAACCTTTCTCGATGTAGCTGGACTGGAAGGCGCTAAAGAAGAGATTCAGGAGATCGTAGATTTCCTAAAGAACCCTAAGAAATATACCTCACTAGGAGGAAAGATTCCGAAAGGTGCGCTGCTGGTAGGACCTCCAGGTACTGGAAAGACGTTATTGGCCAAGGCCGTTGCAGGAGAAGCCAAGGTGCCTTTCTTCTCGCTGTCCGGCTCGGACTTTGTAGAAATGTTCGTAGGGGTTGGTGCCTCAAGGGTACGTGACCTTTTTAAGCAGGCTAAGGAAAAATCACCCTCAATCATCTTCATCGACGAGATCGATGCAATTGGACGTGCCCGAGGAAAGAATAACTTCTCAGGGTCCAATGACGAAAGGGAGAATACCCTGAACCAACTCTTAACAGAGATGGATGGGTTTGGCACGAACACTAATGTTATTGTGTTGGCTGCAACTAACCGAGCGGACGTGTTGGACAAGGCTCTGATGCGTGCCGGTCGATTTGACCGTCAGATCTATGTGGATCTGCCAGACGTTAGAGAACGTAAGGAGATATTCGAGGTACATTTACGTCCCATCAAAAAAGATGATACGGTCGATACGGACTTCCTGGCCAAACAGACCCCAGGATTCTCCGGTGCGGATATCGCCAATGTGTGTAACGAAGCCGCTTTGATCGCTGCTCGTAAGGAACGTTCGGCCGTTGGAAGGCAGGATTTCCTGGATGCTGTAGACCGGATCGTTGGGGGATTGGAAAAGAAGAACAAGATCATCACCCCGGAAGAAAAGCGCGCCATTGCCATTCATGAAGCAGGTCACGCAACGGTCAGCTGGATGTTGGAACACGCCGCTCCTTTGGTCAAAGTAACTATAGTCCCTAGGGGACAATCATTGGGTGCAGCCTGGTATCTGCCAGAAGAACGTCTGATCGTCCGTACAGAACAAATGTTGGACGAAATGTGTGCAGCCTTAGGTGGACGTGCCGCTGAGGAGGTAGTTTTTGATGAGATCTCTACCGGTGCCTTGAGCGACCTGGAAAAGGTAACCAAACAGGCTAGAGCGATGGTCACCATTTACGGCCTGAACGAAAAGATCGGAAACCTGACCTATTACGACTCAAGTGGTCAGTCTGAATATGGCTTTTCCAAGCCCTACAGTGAAAAAACGGCGGAAATGATCGACCAGGAAATTTCCAGTATAGTCGAAAAGCAATACGACCGGGCTGTGGAACTCCTTAAACAAAACAAGGATAAACTGACGGAACTGGCCGACGAACTTCTGGAAAAAGAGGTAATTTTCAAGGAGAGTCTGGAACGAATATTCGGTGAAAGACCCTATAAGAAAGATCAGGAAGCCAAACGGTTGCAACAGGAAGAAGCCGCTAAGAAGGTCTCCGAGAATCTTGCTTCGACCAGCGAGGAGACAGCCGTTGATTCCAGGCCTGAAACCAACGGATCGGTGGTCAATCCAACCGATCAGGACGACACCCAGGCACCCGAAGAAAAGACCATTTCCTCTTAG